In Apodemus sylvaticus chromosome 8, mApoSyl1.1, whole genome shotgun sequence, one genomic interval encodes:
- the LOC127690939 gene encoding Friend virus susceptibility protein 1-like: MNLLSIWNRLYNLLAPSNSPIPSATETSAVTLSPGSSERIASPWWELYFKLTEEDALDYLHSSPLSGDGVSDLMYETFDSLRKNKENNGAAWFLLTALDKLTMERSELRDKICQLQMQINNLEASKCALEEKLLSSSQRAQAAESQTKALTLRLNELQQKVKSQPQTVSTVKGRSLIGKAWDPITWDGDVWEDPIEAKNFEPSDSQGFTPPEEVVSSAPPLEILPFSAEEINPSLSAKPAVTFFEENARKDKAHQLQL, from the coding sequence ATGAATCTTCTAAGTATCTGGAATAGGCTTTATAATTTGCTAGCACCTTCAAATTCACCAATACCTTCAGCTACTGAAACCTCTGCAGTTACTCTctctcctgggagctcagagcgGATTGCAAGCCCGTGGTGGGAACTGtatttcaaactcacagaggaaGATGCCCTTGATTATCTTCATTCCTCACCTCTGAGTGGCGATGGAGTCAGTGACCTCATGTATGAAACGTTTGACAGTTTgaggaaaaataaggaaaacaatggTGCTGCCTGGTTCCTTTTAACAGCCCTGGATAAATTGACAATGGAAAGGAGTGAGCTGCGGGATAAGATTTGCCAGCTCCAGATGCAAATCAACAACCTAGAGGCttctaagtgtgcccttgaagagaaacTTCTCTCCAGTAGCCAGAGAGCTCAAGCTGCAGAAAGTCAAACTAAAGCCCTCACTTTAAGGTTGAATGAATTACAGCAAAAAGTCAAGTCTCAGCCTCAGACAGTGTCAACAGTTAAAGGAAGGTCATTGATTGGCAAAgcatgggatcctataacttgggatggggatgtgtgggaggaCCCTATTGAAGCTAAGAATTTTGAACCCTCAGATTCTCAAGGGTTTACCCCACCTGAGGAAGTAGTATCCTCAGCCCCGCCCCTTGAGATATTGCCCTTTTCagctgaggaaattaatccctcattGTCTgctaaaccagcagtgactttctTTGAAGAAAATGCCAGGAAAGACAAGGCCCACCAATTACAGTTATAA